The following coding sequences are from one Leptospira mayottensis 200901116 window:
- a CDS encoding IS256 family transposase, translating into MSNPKNRAEELLDELIKDKSPEDLLGNEGLLKQLTKSLIERAMQGEMTHHLGYEKNSSLGNNSGNSRNGKSNKKLKGDFGSIDLEVPRDRNGSFEPQIIQKGQTRFTGFDDKIISMYSRGMTTREITQHLQEIYQVEVSADLISEVTDSVLETVIEWQNRPLDKVYPILIMDALVVKVRDGHHVQNKSFYLALGINLQGTKEILGIWVERTEGAKFWLQILTDLKNRGVEDILIACVDGLKGFPDTIISVFPNAQVQLCIVHMVRNSLKWVSYKQKKELMIDLKAIYKSPSAEIAKKSLDDFSTKWDSQYPMISKSWRNNWESVIPFLAYPPNIRKAIYTTNAIESMNMGLRKIIKNRGSFPTDEAAIKLLYLALNNMSKKWTMPIQDWGKAMNQFSIIFGDRLKFDSF; encoded by the coding sequence ATGAGCAACCCCAAAAATCGAGCTGAAGAGCTACTCGATGAATTAATCAAAGATAAGAGTCCTGAAGATCTACTGGGAAATGAAGGCCTCTTAAAGCAACTAACGAAGTCGTTGATAGAGCGAGCGATGCAAGGTGAGATGACGCATCACCTTGGATATGAGAAGAATTCCTCGTTGGGCAATAACTCAGGCAATTCTCGAAATGGAAAAAGTAACAAAAAGCTCAAAGGAGATTTTGGTTCTATCGATTTGGAAGTACCTCGAGATAGGAATGGAAGCTTTGAACCTCAGATAATCCAGAAAGGACAGACACGTTTTACCGGCTTTGATGACAAAATCATTTCGATGTATTCACGCGGAATGACCACACGAGAAATTACCCAACATCTCCAAGAAATCTATCAAGTGGAAGTCTCAGCGGATCTGATCTCAGAAGTCACCGATTCGGTACTGGAAACGGTGATCGAGTGGCAGAATCGCCCCTTGGATAAAGTATATCCAATTCTCATCATGGACGCGTTAGTCGTAAAGGTGAGAGACGGCCACCACGTTCAAAACAAATCCTTCTATTTGGCTTTAGGAATCAATCTACAGGGCACAAAAGAGATACTTGGGATTTGGGTGGAGCGCACCGAAGGAGCGAAGTTCTGGCTTCAGATCTTAACCGATTTAAAGAATCGCGGAGTTGAAGATATCTTAATTGCTTGTGTCGACGGGTTAAAGGGATTTCCGGATACGATCATATCAGTTTTTCCTAATGCACAAGTTCAACTTTGTATCGTTCATATGGTAAGGAATTCTTTGAAATGGGTTTCTTACAAACAGAAGAAAGAGTTGATGATTGATTTAAAGGCTATCTACAAATCTCCGTCGGCAGAGATTGCTAAGAAAAGCCTTGATGATTTTTCAACCAAATGGGACAGTCAATATCCGATGATCAGCAAGTCCTGGAGAAACAATTGGGAATCGGTGATTCCTTTTTTGGCTTATCCACCTAATATTCGTAAGGCGATTTACACCACAAACGCTATCGAATCTATGAATATGGGTTTAAGAAAAATTATCAAGAATCGGGGTTCGTTTCCTACCGATGAAGCGGCTATCAAGCTTCTTTATTTAGCTTTGAATAATATGTCTAAAAAATGGACCATGCCTATTCAAGATTGGGGAAAAGCAATGAATCAATTTTCGATTATTTTCGGCGATCGGTTGAAGTTCGATTCGTTTTAA
- a CDS encoding alginate export family protein, protein MKHTKIKMTAGILFLCAIPLSLFSQDITKEKKSTSGPVLNLDPPSNVKYEEQTNDGKGIPEIQQELAKEEPYKSPYKGKLPGEFMKSMLLSPEHQDAMRKTDRLWFGDIFRAGFQVRPRFDYSHNADFDKRTQDDRNFATQNSQVFFVIDPNPYVAAKVTIQDVRVFGGEQSRKDGQLGYLGLSNSAGAELSAAPTATNSVSIKNNTDLREGFVQLKNFAEGFEVFIGRQIFGFGDNRYVGGRNDGQTGNSFDGARVKYNSKYFNSEAFTSIIAEDSNAGSGNNTANGVKRGTVNDTYLSGLYNTVKFEDFLVDFYYFNIDKKWEQGPSPTTSLDRTRQRDDLNTVGFRLTNRTDSNRLPKTKSWDWTLEASWQYGHNGQKINAGWDTLKQTVDGNPKSQRIYTQNVEYDSKFFIAQTGYTFFDRFRIGIQYSIGSGDPNRTDNKVATYDASFATRSGGFPYFDSGNGIVNATFWSNTRTKSVHLMYNSANYGRFIFVAYDIQKASENDAWYSSGGTPNTGLTTENTTGSAFGGYKLGERGGKRLFYEFDLIYQFYLKDYVSIWTGGSYLLAGDSVRNARVNPWASNVNDRYTLDHKSYSFFLFVQFAM, encoded by the coding sequence ATGAAACATACTAAAATTAAAATGACGGCAGGAATTCTTTTCCTCTGTGCTATTCCATTGAGCTTATTTTCGCAGGACATTACAAAAGAGAAAAAGTCTACATCCGGTCCAGTTCTCAATTTAGATCCGCCTTCCAACGTAAAATACGAAGAACAAACAAACGATGGAAAAGGAATTCCTGAAATCCAACAAGAACTCGCCAAGGAAGAGCCCTATAAAAGCCCCTACAAAGGAAAACTACCCGGAGAATTTATGAAGTCCATGCTTCTTTCTCCGGAACACCAAGATGCAATGAGGAAAACGGATCGACTCTGGTTCGGAGATATCTTCCGTGCGGGTTTTCAAGTCCGTCCTCGTTTCGATTATAGCCATAACGCCGATTTTGATAAGCGAACTCAGGACGATAGAAACTTTGCGACTCAGAACTCCCAGGTTTTCTTTGTCATAGATCCGAACCCTTACGTCGCCGCCAAAGTCACGATCCAAGACGTTCGCGTTTTCGGTGGCGAACAATCTCGTAAAGATGGGCAACTCGGATATTTGGGGCTTTCCAACTCAGCCGGTGCCGAATTAAGCGCCGCACCAACTGCCACAAATTCTGTAAGTATTAAAAACAACACAGATCTAAGAGAAGGCTTTGTACAATTAAAAAACTTCGCGGAAGGTTTCGAAGTTTTTATCGGAAGGCAAATCTTCGGTTTCGGAGATAATAGATATGTCGGCGGTAGAAACGACGGCCAGACCGGAAACTCTTTCGACGGAGCTCGTGTAAAATACAACTCCAAATATTTCAACTCGGAAGCATTCACTTCCATCATTGCGGAAGACTCAAATGCGGGTAGCGGCAACAACACTGCAAACGGAGTCAAACGTGGTACCGTCAACGACACGTATCTTTCCGGTTTATACAATACGGTAAAATTCGAAGACTTCCTCGTAGATTTCTATTATTTCAACATCGACAAAAAATGGGAACAAGGTCCAAGCCCTACCACAAGTTTGGATAGAACAAGACAAAGAGACGATTTAAATACGGTCGGATTTCGCTTAACAAATAGAACGGATAGCAACCGTTTGCCCAAGACAAAATCCTGGGACTGGACCTTGGAAGCCTCCTGGCAATACGGACACAACGGCCAAAAGATCAACGCAGGTTGGGATACTCTCAAACAGACCGTGGATGGGAATCCGAAATCTCAAAGAATCTATACTCAAAATGTGGAATACGATTCCAAGTTTTTCATCGCTCAAACGGGATATACCTTCTTCGATCGATTTCGCATAGGCATCCAATATTCGATCGGCTCTGGAGATCCGAATAGAACGGACAACAAAGTGGCAACATACGACGCATCCTTTGCAACGAGATCCGGAGGTTTCCCTTACTTCGATTCCGGAAACGGGATCGTAAACGCTACTTTCTGGTCGAACACAAGAACCAAATCCGTTCACCTGATGTATAACTCCGCAAACTATGGAAGATTCATCTTCGTCGCTTACGATATTCAAAAAGCTTCTGAAAATGACGCATGGTATTCTTCAGGTGGCACCCCAAATACGGGACTTACCACGGAAAACACGACCGGTTCTGCATTCGGCGGTTATAAGCTGGGCGAAAGAGGCGGAAAACGTCTTTTCTACGAATTCGATTTAATCTATCAATTCTATCTCAAAGATTACGTATCGATTTGGACGGGCGGATCTTATCTACTCGCGGGAGATTCGGTAAGAAACGCAAGAGTCAATCCTTGGGCCTCGAACGTTAACGACAGATACACGCTGGACCATAAGTCCTACAGCTTCTTCCTGTTCGTTCAATTTGCAATGTAA